DNA sequence from the Podospora pseudocomata strain CBS 415.72m chromosome 2 map unlocalized CBS415.72m_2.2, whole genome shotgun sequence genome:
GACATTTGAAAGAGAAACAAACAAGGCTGGGGACAAGTGCCTCCCAGGCGCGACTTAGACCCAATAAGTTGGGTAGGCTGCGTGACTGCCACAACATGGGTGTAAAGGActttgttggagaaggagcagtcGGTCTTgtggagggaaggagcaCTCGGTCTCGGAGACAAGGGTGTGCCCCCACTGGAATAACCAGCAAGAGCACAGAAAATAGCGACTACAAAGTCAGCAGCTTaggcctttttttcttctcttaCTCTTCGGCTAGCAGCATGCTCATTGACCCTTCAACCGCCAGGCTTTTGAAAAGGCATCGcagtttctctctctctgcctgACTTTCCCTTGCCCTCACCACTATGTCCCCATTTTACCGAGACCCACTGACGACACGATGCCGCCCAAGAGAAAGCgcgctgaggaggagcaggatgcTGTCGAGGGCCATTCCACCGATTCGACGTCTGGAGACATCTTTTAGACTTCCTACCACACCCTTTCGACTCCTCATGACAGTTCTTCGATTCCCCAAGAGGACGTTTCGACTCCCCATGAAGACGTTCCAACTCCCCATGAAGACGTTCCAGCTCCCCATGAAGACGTTCTAACTCCCCATAGTATCCCTTTCGGCTGGTCACACAAATTCAGTCGCCGACATCCTCTCGACTGATGGTACCCTCTCGACTCCTCTGAATACCACTTTCAGCCTTCGCAAGCTCCCCATCGAACTGCGCTTCCTCGTCTACCACCATACCTGGGAGCCTCGTGAGGTGACCATCCGTAAGCCAGGTTTCAAGAACAACTTACCCGCGACGCTATTTGTCGACAAGGAAAGTCGTCGTGAGACCTTGAGACAGTATCATCTGTATATTACCAAGTACATTTTCCCAGTGGAACGCAAGTATGGCTATATCAATCCCAATCTGGACACACTCCATGTCCGCATGCCTCGGACCTTTCCGCCTATGCGTCACCCTCTTGAGATATGTATCCCAACCTTGTTGGAGATTGGAAAGCCGGTCCTGAGTGTTTGCCTGAATCCGGGCACAATGGACGAATTGCCGGCCAAGAAATGGCTTTTTGAGAGATCGGGGCTCAGGGGTATCATT
Encoded proteins:
- a CDS encoding uncharacterized protein (EggNog:ENOG503PYIE), with protein sequence MPPKRKRAEEEQDAVEGHSTDSTLRKLPIELRFLVYHHTWEPREVTIRKPGFKNNLPATLFVDKESRRETLRQYHLYITKYIFPVERKYGYINPNLDTLHVRMPRTFPPMRHPLEICIPTLLEIGKPVLSVCLNPGTMDELPAKKWLFERSGLRGIIAEVDIAATRPPRGPRYATI